In Enterobacter sp. 638, a single window of DNA contains:
- the cra gene encoding catabolite repressor/activator, whose protein sequence is MKLDEIARLAGVSRTTASYVINGKAKQYRVSDKTVEKVMAVVREHNYHPNAVAAGLRAGRTRSIGLVIPDLENTSYTRIANYLERQARQRGYQLLIACSEDQPDNEMRCIEHLLQRQVDAIIVSTSLPPEHPFYQRWANDSFPIVALDRALDREHFTSVVGADQDDAEMLAAELRTFPAETVLYLGALPELSVSFLREQGFRTAWKDDPREVHYLYANSYEREAAAQLFEKWLETHPMPQALFTTSFALLQGVMDVTLRREGKLPTELAIATFGDNELLDFLQCPVLAVAQRHRDVAERVLEIVLASLDEPRKPKPGLTRIKRNLYRRGVLSRH, encoded by the coding sequence GTGAAACTGGATGAAATCGCCCGGCTTGCGGGCGTGTCACGAACTACAGCAAGCTATGTGATCAACGGTAAAGCGAAGCAGTACCGTGTTAGTGATAAAACCGTTGAAAAAGTCATGGCAGTGGTGCGTGAGCATAACTACCATCCGAACGCTGTCGCCGCCGGTTTACGTGCCGGACGCACCCGCTCTATTGGTCTGGTCATTCCGGATCTGGAAAATACCAGCTACACCCGTATCGCCAATTATCTCGAACGCCAGGCTCGCCAGCGCGGCTATCAGTTACTGATCGCCTGTTCTGAAGATCAGCCCGATAATGAAATGCGCTGCATTGAGCATCTGCTGCAACGCCAGGTGGATGCGATTATCGTATCCACTTCCTTGCCACCAGAGCACCCATTTTACCAGCGTTGGGCTAATGACTCGTTCCCGATTGTCGCCCTTGATCGTGCGCTGGATCGTGAACACTTTACCAGCGTTGTCGGTGCCGATCAGGACGACGCGGAAATGCTGGCCGCAGAACTGCGCACCTTCCCAGCGGAAACCGTGCTCTATCTTGGCGCATTGCCGGAGCTGTCCGTCAGCTTCCTGCGTGAGCAGGGGTTCCGCACCGCCTGGAAAGACGATCCGCGTGAAGTCCATTATCTCTATGCCAATAGTTACGAGCGTGAAGCCGCCGCTCAGCTGTTTGAAAAATGGCTTGAGACGCACCCGATGCCGCAGGCACTGTTTACTACGTCGTTTGCACTTTTACAGGGTGTGATGGACGTTACGCTGCGCCGCGAAGGCAAATTGCCGACTGAGCTGGCTATTGCGACGTTTGGTGACAACGAGCTGCTCGACTTCCTGCAATGCCCGGTTCTTGCCGTGGCACAGCGTCATCGTGACGTTGCGGAGCGCGTGCTGGAAATTGTCCTGGCGAGCCTTGATGAACCACGTAAGCCAAAACCGGGCCTGACCCGTATCAAACGTAATCTTTACCGCCGCGGTGTGTTAAGCCGTCACTAA
- a CDS encoding peptidoglycan glycosyltransferase FtsI: MRAAAKTQKPKRQEEQANFVSWRFALLCGCILLALCLLLGRAAWLQIIAPDMLVRQGDMRSLRVQEVSTSRGLITDRSGRPLAVSVPVKAIWADPKELHDAGGVTLDNRWKALADALKMPLDQMAARVNANPKGRFIYLARQVNPDMADYIKKLKLPGIHLREESRRYYPSGEVTAHLIGFTNVDSQGIEGVEKSFDKWLTGQPGERVVRKDRYGRVIEDISSTDSQAAHNLALSIDERLQALVYRELNNAVAFNKAESGSAVLVDVSTGEVLAMANSPSYNPNNLTGTQKDIMRNRTITDVFEPGSTVKPMVVMTALQRGIVNENTVLNTIPYRINGHEIKDVARYSELTLTGVLQKSSNVGVSKLALAMPSSALVETYSRFGLGKATNLGLVGERSGLYPQKQRWSDIERATFSFGYGLMVTPLQLARVYATIGSYGVYRPLSITKVDPPVPGERIFPESTVRTVVHMMESVALPGGGGVKAAIKGYRIAIKTGTAKKVGPDGRYINKYIAYTAGVAPASNPRFALVVVINDPQAGKYYGGAVSAPVFGAIMGGVLRTMNIEPDALSTGEKSEFVTNQGEGTGGRS; encoded by the coding sequence ATGAGAGCAGCGGCGAAAACGCAAAAACCGAAACGTCAGGAAGAACAGGCCAACTTTGTGAGTTGGCGTTTTGCGTTGCTTTGTGGCTGTATTTTACTGGCGCTGTGTCTGTTGCTTGGTCGCGCTGCGTGGTTACAGATTATCGCGCCGGACATGCTGGTGCGACAGGGGGACATGCGTTCCCTTCGCGTGCAGGAAGTGTCGACCTCACGCGGTTTGATCACTGACCGTTCTGGTCGTCCGTTGGCGGTGAGCGTGCCCGTTAAAGCGATCTGGGCCGATCCGAAAGAGCTGCATGATGCTGGTGGCGTCACGCTGGATAACCGCTGGAAAGCGCTTGCCGATGCGTTGAAAATGCCGCTCGACCAAATGGCGGCGCGCGTTAATGCCAACCCGAAAGGGCGCTTTATCTATCTGGCGCGTCAGGTGAACCCTGATATGGCCGATTACATTAAGAAACTCAAACTGCCGGGAATACATCTGCGTGAAGAATCACGCCGCTATTATCCGTCAGGAGAAGTGACCGCTCACCTTATTGGGTTTACCAACGTTGATAGCCAGGGCATTGAAGGGGTCGAAAAAAGCTTTGATAAATGGCTGACCGGACAACCGGGCGAGCGAGTGGTGCGTAAAGACCGCTACGGCCGCGTCATTGAGGATATCTCTTCAACGGATAGCCAGGCGGCGCACAATCTCGCATTGAGTATTGATGAACGCTTGCAGGCGCTGGTTTACCGCGAACTCAATAATGCCGTGGCGTTCAACAAAGCCGAATCCGGCAGCGCCGTACTGGTGGACGTGAGCACTGGCGAAGTACTGGCGATGGCGAACAGCCCGTCCTATAACCCAAATAATCTTACCGGTACGCAGAAAGATATCATGCGTAACCGTACCATCACCGACGTGTTCGAACCGGGTTCGACTGTGAAACCGATGGTGGTAATGACCGCGCTGCAGCGTGGCATCGTCAACGAAAATACCGTTCTGAATACTATTCCTTACCGAATCAACGGCCACGAAATCAAGGACGTGGCGCGTTACAGCGAATTGACCCTGACCGGGGTTTTGCAGAAGTCGAGTAACGTCGGTGTTTCTAAGCTGGCGTTAGCGATGCCGTCCTCAGCGTTAGTAGAAACTTACTCACGTTTTGGGCTTGGAAAGGCGACCAATTTGGGGTTGGTCGGAGAACGCAGTGGCTTATATCCTCAAAAACAACGGTGGTCTGACATAGAGAGGGCCACCTTCTCTTTCGGCTACGGGCTAATGGTAACTCCGTTACAGTTGGCGCGAGTCTATGCAACGATCGGCAGCTATGGCGTTTATCGTCCACTGTCGATAACCAAAGTTGATCCACCGGTTCCGGGTGAGCGTATCTTCCCGGAATCCACTGTTCGTACCGTGGTACATATGATGGAAAGCGTGGCGCTGCCTGGCGGCGGCGGCGTGAAGGCAGCGATCAAAGGCTATCGCATCGCCATCAAAACCGGTACCGCGAAAAAAGTGGGACCGGACGGTCGCTACATCAATAAATACATTGCTTACACCGCAGGCGTTGCGCCTGCAAGCAATCCGCGATTTGCGCTGGTGGTTGTCATTAACGATCCACAGGCGGGTAAATACTACGGTGGCGCCGTCTCCGCGCCGGTGTTCGGTGCCATCATGGGCGGCGTTCTGCGTACCATGAATATCGAACCAGATGCGCTGTCGACGGGCGAAAAAAGTGAATTTGTAACTAATCAAGGCGAGGGAACAGGTGGCAGATCGTAA
- the rsmH gene encoding 16S rRNA (cytosine(1402)-N(4))-methyltransferase RsmH, translating to MTENYKHTSVLLDEAVNGLNIRPDGIYIDGTFGRGGHSRLILSQLGAEGRLLAIDRDPQAIAVAKTIDDPRFSFVHGPFSALADYVSERDLTGKIDGILLDLGVSSPQLDDAERGFSFMRDGPLDMRMDPTRGQSAAEWLLTAEEADIAWVIKTFGEERFGKRIARGIVERNRIEPMTRTKELAEVVTAATPVKDKFKHPATRTFQAVRIWVNSELEEIELALKSSLGVLAPGGRLSIISFHSLEDRIVKRFMREQSRGPQVPAGLPMTEDQLRKLGGRYLRVLGKMMPGEEEVAENPRARSSVLRIAERTNA from the coding sequence ATGACGGAAAATTATAAACATACATCGGTGCTGTTGGACGAGGCCGTGAACGGCCTGAATATTCGTCCTGATGGCATCTATATTGATGGCACATTTGGTCGCGGTGGTCACTCGCGTCTGATCCTCTCCCAACTGGGAGCGGAAGGTCGCTTATTGGCAATCGATCGCGATCCGCAGGCAATTGCTGTTGCGAAGACTATCGATGATCCACGCTTTTCATTTGTTCATGGGCCTTTCTCTGCGCTGGCTGACTACGTTAGCGAGCGCGATCTGACGGGCAAGATCGACGGGATTCTTCTCGATCTTGGCGTCTCATCACCACAGCTTGATGATGCTGAACGCGGATTTTCTTTCATGCGTGATGGTCCGCTCGATATGCGTATGGACCCGACGCGTGGTCAATCCGCTGCCGAATGGCTGCTCACAGCTGAAGAAGCCGACATAGCTTGGGTGATCAAAACCTTTGGCGAAGAGCGTTTTGGTAAACGTATCGCACGCGGCATCGTTGAGCGTAACCGTATTGAGCCGATGACCCGCACGAAAGAGCTGGCAGAAGTGGTGACGGCGGCTACGCCGGTGAAAGATAAATTCAAACATCCCGCGACCCGTACCTTCCAGGCGGTGCGCATTTGGGTCAACAGTGAACTGGAGGAAATAGAGCTGGCGCTAAAAAGCTCGCTCGGCGTGCTGGCCCCAGGTGGGCGGTTATCCATTATCAGCTTCCATTCGCTGGAAGACCGTATTGTGAAGCGTTTTATGCGCGAACAAAGCCGCGGTCCTCAGGTTCCAGCAGGGTTGCCGATGACGGAAGATCAACTCAGGAAACTGGGCGGTCGCTATTTGCGAGTACTAGGCAAGATGATGCCGGGCGAAGAAGAGGTGGCAGAGAATCCACGCGCCCGTAGTTCAGTGCTGCGCATCGCAGAAAGGACGAACGCATGA
- the ilvN gene encoding acetolactate synthase small subunit has translation MRRILSVLLENESGALSRVIGLFAQRGYNIESLTVAPTDDPTLSRMTIQTVGDAKVLEQIEKQLHKLVDVLRVSELGQGAYVEREVMLVKIQASGYGRDEVKRNTDIFRGQIIDVTPSIYTVQLAGTSDKLDAFLASIRDVAKIVEVARSGIVGLSRGDKIMR, from the coding sequence ATGCGCCGGATATTATCTGTATTACTGGAAAACGAGTCTGGTGCGCTCTCTCGCGTGATCGGACTCTTTGCCCAGCGCGGCTATAACATCGAAAGCCTGACCGTGGCCCCGACTGACGATCCTACGTTATCCCGTATGACCATCCAGACCGTTGGCGATGCGAAAGTGCTGGAGCAGATTGAAAAGCAACTGCACAAGCTGGTGGACGTGCTGCGAGTCAGTGAATTAGGGCAGGGCGCGTATGTTGAGCGCGAAGTCATGCTGGTAAAAATTCAGGCCAGCGGGTACGGCCGTGACGAGGTCAAACGCAATACGGATATCTTCCGTGGGCAGATTATCGACGTCACCCCTTCTATATATACGGTGCAGTTGGCCGGAACCAGCGACAAGCTCGATGCCTTCCTTGCTTCGATACGTGATGTCGCCAAAATCGTTGAGGTCGCGCGCTCCGGCATCGTGGGGTTGTCTCGCGGCGATAAAATAATGCGGTAG
- the ftsL gene encoding cell division protein FtsL yields the protein MISRVTETLSKVKGSFGSNERHALPGVIGDDLLRFGKLPLCLFICIIVTAVTVVTTAHHTRLLTAQREQMVLERDALDIEWRNLILEENALGDHSRVERIATEKLQLQHVDPSQENIVVQK from the coding sequence ATGATCAGCAGAGTGACAGAGACCCTAAGCAAAGTTAAAGGATCGTTTGGAAGCAACGAGCGCCATGCCTTGCCTGGCGTGATCGGCGACGATCTTTTGCGGTTTGGGAAGCTGCCACTCTGCTTGTTCATTTGCATAATCGTGACGGCCGTGACAGTCGTGACAACCGCACACCATACCCGTTTACTGACCGCGCAGCGCGAGCAAATGGTGCTCGAGCGTGATGCGCTGGATATCGAATGGCGAAACCTGATTCTTGAAGAAAATGCGCTCGGCGATCATAGCCGGGTTGAACGGATCGCAACGGAAAAGCTGCAATTGCAGCATGTTGATCCTTCGCAGGAAAATATTGTAGTACAAAAATAA
- the mraZ gene encoding division/cell wall cluster transcriptional repressor MraZ, with translation MFRGATLVNLDSKGRLSVPTRYRDQLIENASGQMVCTIDINHPCLLLYTLPEWEIIEQKLSRLSSMNPQERRVQRLLLGHASECQMDNSGRLLIAPVLRQHAGLTKEVMLVGQFNKFELWDETTWYQQVKEDIDAEQSDSGVLSDRLQDLSL, from the coding sequence ATGTTCCGAGGGGCGACGTTAGTCAATCTCGACAGTAAAGGGCGTTTATCGGTACCAACCCGATACCGCGACCAGCTGATCGAAAACGCGTCAGGTCAAATGGTGTGCACCATTGACATCAACCACCCCTGCCTGCTGCTTTACACCTTACCCGAATGGGAAATTATCGAGCAAAAGCTGTCGCGACTGTCGAGCATGAACCCGCAGGAACGCCGCGTGCAGCGGTTGTTGTTGGGGCATGCCAGTGAGTGTCAGATGGATAACTCAGGGCGCTTACTGATTGCGCCTGTGTTGCGACAACATGCCGGTCTGACAAAAGAAGTGATGCTGGTCGGGCAGTTCAACAAGTTTGAACTGTGGGATGAAACGACCTGGTATCAACAGGTCAAGGAAGATATCGACGCTGAACAATCTGATTCCGGTGTCTTATCGGATCGATTGCAGGACTTGTCTCTATAA
- the ilvI gene encoding acetolactate synthase 3 large subunit produces MEMLSGAEMVVRSLIDQGVKQVFGYPGGAVLDIYDALHTVGGIDHVLVRHEQAAVHMADGLARATGEVGVVLVTSGPGATNAITGIATAYMDSIPLVILSGQVATSLIGYDAFQECDMVGISRPVVKHSFLVKQTEDIPGVLKKAFWLAASGRPGPVVVDLPKDILNPANKLPYVWPDSVSMRSYNPTTQGHKGQIKRALQTLIAAKKPVVYVGGGAVNAHCHEQLRELIEKLNLPVASSLMGLGAFPATHRQALGMLGMHGTFEANMTMHNSDVIFAVGVRFDDRTTNNLAKYCPNATVLHIDIDPTSISKTVPADVPIVGDALQVLEQMLELLAHETPTQPLDDIRDWWQQIEQWRARHCLKYDTQSEHIKPQAVIETIWRLTKGEAYVTSDVGQHQMFAALYYPFDKPRHWINSGGLGTMGFGLPAALGVKLALPDEIVVCVTGDGSIQMNIQELSTALQYDLPVLVLNLNNGYLGMVKQWQDMIYSGRHSQSYMKSLPDFVGVAEAYGHVGIRVSDPAELESKLAEALEHVRNNRLVFVDVIVDGTEHVYPMHIRGGGMDEMWLSKTERT; encoded by the coding sequence ATGGAGATGTTGTCTGGCGCCGAAATGGTCGTCCGGTCGCTCATCGATCAGGGCGTCAAGCAAGTATTCGGTTATCCCGGAGGCGCAGTCCTCGATATTTATGATGCGTTGCACACCGTAGGTGGCATCGATCATGTCCTGGTGCGTCACGAGCAGGCCGCTGTACATATGGCCGATGGGTTGGCGCGCGCCACTGGGGAAGTGGGCGTCGTGCTTGTGACGTCAGGTCCTGGCGCAACCAACGCGATAACGGGTATTGCTACCGCCTATATGGATTCCATCCCGCTGGTGATTTTGTCCGGTCAGGTTGCAACCTCGCTGATTGGCTACGACGCCTTCCAGGAGTGTGACATGGTGGGGATCTCCCGCCCGGTGGTGAAACACAGTTTTCTGGTGAAGCAAACGGAAGATATTCCGGGGGTACTGAAAAAAGCATTCTGGCTGGCGGCCAGCGGTCGTCCGGGCCCGGTCGTGGTCGATTTACCAAAAGATATTCTGAATCCTGCCAATAAATTACCTTACGTCTGGCCTGATTCGGTGAGCATGCGCTCGTATAATCCGACCACGCAGGGCCATAAAGGCCAGATTAAACGGGCATTGCAGACACTCATTGCGGCAAAAAAACCGGTCGTCTACGTTGGTGGCGGCGCGGTAAACGCGCATTGTCACGAGCAACTGCGTGAGCTTATCGAAAAATTGAACTTGCCCGTTGCCTCCTCATTGATGGGGCTAGGCGCGTTTCCGGCCACTCATCGTCAGGCACTGGGCATGCTGGGGATGCACGGCACGTTCGAAGCCAACATGACGATGCATAATTCTGATGTGATTTTTGCCGTTGGTGTGCGTTTTGACGATCGCACGACGAACAATTTGGCTAAGTACTGTCCGAATGCGACGGTGCTCCATATTGATATCGACCCGACGTCTATTTCCAAAACCGTGCCCGCTGATGTGCCTATTGTCGGCGATGCGCTACAGGTTCTGGAACAAATGCTCGAACTGCTGGCGCATGAAACCCCAACGCAGCCACTGGATGATATTCGAGACTGGTGGCAGCAGATTGAGCAGTGGCGTGCGCGCCACTGTCTGAAATACGACACGCAAAGTGAGCATATTAAGCCGCAGGCGGTTATCGAAACCATCTGGCGTCTGACCAAGGGTGAAGCCTATGTGACCTCGGATGTGGGTCAGCACCAGATGTTTGCGGCGCTTTACTATCCGTTTGATAAACCTCGTCATTGGATCAATTCCGGTGGTCTTGGCACGATGGGCTTTGGCTTGCCGGCCGCGTTGGGCGTGAAACTGGCGCTCCCGGACGAAATCGTCGTATGTGTGACAGGCGATGGCAGTATTCAGATGAACATTCAGGAACTCTCCACAGCACTGCAATACGATTTGCCTGTGCTGGTGCTGAACCTGAATAACGGTTATCTGGGGATGGTGAAACAGTGGCAAGACATGATTTACTCCGGTCGTCACTCCCAGTCTTACATGAAATCGCTGCCAGATTTTGTTGGCGTGGCAGAGGCTTACGGCCATGTGGGCATTCGTGTCAGCGATCCGGCGGAGCTGGAATCGAAGCTTGCCGAAGCGCTCGAGCATGTCAGGAATAACCGTCTGGTGTTTGTCGATGTCATCGTAGACGGAACAGAACACGTCTATCCGATGCATATTCGCGGCGGCGGTATGGATGAAATGTGGCTCAGCAAAACGGAGAGAACCTGA
- the murE gene encoding UDP-N-acetylmuramoyl-L-alanyl-D-glutamate--2,6-diaminopimelate ligase codes for MADRNLRDLLAPWVQNVPARALREMVLDSRVAASGDLFVAVVGHQADGRRYIPQAIAQGVAAIIAEAKDDATDGEIREMHGVPVIYLSQLNERLSALAGRFYHEPSDQLRLVGVTGTNGKTTTTQLMAQWAQLLGETGAVMGTVGNGLLGKVNPTENTTGSAVDVQHVLSGLAGQGATFAAMEVSSHGLVQHRVSALKFAASVFTNLSRDHLDYHGDMENYEAAKWLLYSTHHCGQAIINADDEVGRRWLAKLPDAVAVSMEDHINPNCHGRWLKATDVDYHDSGATIRFASSWGEGEIESRLMGAFNVSNLLLALATLLALDYPLSELVNTGARLQPVCGRMEVFTAPGKPTVVVDYAHTPDALEKALQAARLHCTGKLWCVFGCGGDRDKGKRPLMGAIAEQFADIPVVTDDNPRTEEPRAIINDILAGMMDAGHARVVEGRAEAVTNAIMQAKENDVVLLAGKGHEDYQIVGAHRLDYSDRVTAARLLGALA; via the coding sequence GTGGCAGATCGTAATTTGCGCGACCTTCTTGCTCCGTGGGTACAAAACGTACCTGCGCGGGCACTGCGAGAGATGGTACTCGACAGCCGTGTGGCTGCGTCGGGCGATCTTTTCGTTGCGGTAGTCGGTCATCAGGCGGACGGGCGTCGATATATCCCGCAGGCGATTGCGCAAGGTGTAGCTGCCATTATTGCTGAGGCAAAAGATGACGCAACCGACGGTGAAATCCGCGAAATGCACGGCGTGCCGGTCATCTATCTCAGCCAGTTGAATGAGCGTCTTTCCGCCCTGGCGGGACGTTTTTATCATGAACCGTCTGACCAGTTACGATTGGTTGGCGTCACCGGAACCAACGGTAAAACCACCACCACGCAGTTGATGGCGCAGTGGGCCCAGTTGCTGGGTGAAACGGGCGCGGTGATGGGCACGGTCGGCAATGGTCTGTTGGGTAAAGTCAATCCAACGGAAAACACCACCGGTTCAGCGGTTGATGTGCAACATGTACTTTCCGGCCTCGCAGGGCAGGGCGCGACGTTTGCCGCCATGGAAGTCTCTTCTCACGGCCTGGTGCAGCATCGCGTTTCAGCACTGAAGTTTGCGGCGTCTGTGTTTACCAACCTGAGTCGCGACCACCTCGATTATCACGGTGACATGGAAAATTACGAAGCAGCGAAATGGCTGCTCTATTCCACGCATCACTGCGGTCAGGCGATCATCAACGCCGACGACGAAGTGGGCCGCCGTTGGCTGGCAAAATTGCCAGATGCGGTTGCGGTCTCAATGGAAGACCATATTAATCCGAATTGCCATGGCCGTTGGCTGAAGGCGACGGACGTGGATTATCACGACAGCGGCGCAACGATCCGCTTTGCTTCTTCATGGGGCGAAGGCGAAATCGAAAGCCGTTTGATGGGCGCATTTAACGTCAGCAATTTGTTGCTGGCGCTGGCCACGCTGTTGGCGCTGGATTATCCGCTATCCGAGCTGGTGAATACCGGCGCACGCTTGCAGCCTGTTTGCGGACGGATGGAAGTATTTACCGCGCCGGGCAAACCGACAGTGGTGGTCGATTACGCCCACACCCCGGATGCGCTGGAAAAAGCGCTCCAGGCTGCGCGTCTGCACTGCACGGGTAAGCTGTGGTGCGTCTTTGGCTGCGGCGGCGATCGCGACAAAGGTAAGCGCCCACTTATGGGGGCGATTGCTGAACAGTTCGCGGATATTCCGGTCGTGACCGATGACAACCCGCGTACTGAAGAGCCGCGTGCCATTATCAACGATATCCTCGCCGGTATGATGGATGCGGGCCACGCACGCGTGGTTGAAGGCCGCGCCGAAGCGGTGACCAATGCGATTATGCAGGCCAAAGAAAATGACGTCGTGCTGCTGGCTGGCAAGGGTCATGAAGACTATCAAATTGTCGGAGCACATCGTCTGGATTATTCCGACCGTGTGACGGCTGCGCGTCTGCTGGGAGCGTTGGCATGA